The candidate division TA06 bacterium genomic sequence CGTAAACATCACCTTCTGGCATCTCGAGCGTATGGTTGGGAAAAGGGAATTGGGTCTTTCAGTTGTGAGTATCACAAGCGTGTCAGCCGGAGGCTCCTCCAGCAACTTGAGAAATGCATTCGAAGCCTCCTGGTTCATCCTGTCCGCATTAACCATCAAGAAGATCCTCTTTCCTTTCTGGAAAGGCTTAAGTGATGCCTCTTTTCTGAGTATGCGAACCATATTGATTGTAATGGTGCCCTGCTTGTCGTAGAGCTCCGGGGTGGGCAGCCCCTCAAGGCTGCCTGCATTTCTAACGGGGAAAACCAATCTAAGATCGGGATGTGTGAGGCTATCCACTCCCTTACAACTAGAACATTGTCCGCAGTAGCCATGCTCCACCTTGGTGCAGTTGACCGTCTTGGCGACAGTGAGCGCGAAGGTTCTTTTGCCAACCCCTGCCGGCCCATGGAAAAGAAGGGCAGATGGAAGCTTATTTGCCTTTATGCTGCCCTCTAAGAGTCTCTTTGCCAGATCTTGTCCTATAATCCTCTCAAACATGGAGCTATTTCAACCAGATTGCAGGGTCAGCCGGCCTTCCTTGTTCTCTTATTTCAAAATGGAGCCGGGAGCCCTCGAGTGAACCAGAATCTCCAACTTCCCCAATGATGTCTCTTTCTCTGACCGAATCACCAACATCAATCAGAATGGAGGACAGATGGGCATAAAGTGAGTAATAACCCCCTCCATGGTCTATGATGATGACCTGTCCGTAGCCCAGGAATCTGTCTGCATACGCCACCTGCCCATCAGCGACCGCAAGGAC encodes the following:
- the holB gene encoding DNA polymerase III subunit delta' translates to MFERIIGQDLAKRLLEGSIKANKLPSALLFHGPAGVGKRTFALTVAKTVNCTKVEHGYCGQCSSCKGVDSLTHPDLRLVFPVRNAGSLEGLPTPELYDKQGTITINMVRILRKEASLKPFQKGKRIFLMVNADRMNQEASNAFLKLLEEPPADTLVILTTERPNSLFPTIRSRCQKVMFTRLRAEDIENALVEKMGAERNRAHLVASLSGGSLGWAQKMLRDYADEHRLRMFDFVLESAPQDDLAVLDFSREMVDENLVYETLEILQSMYKDLLATKMGAQKTLINIDQQKPLEKGAGRMTCDEICDIIYGIEDAFADLNRNVSPRLVLFNLLSRVHEQSLTRV